Proteins from a genomic interval of Nocardia sp. BMG51109:
- the mfd gene encoding transcription-repair coupling factor: MPTRRPPLAGLAAVAGADTALSQVDSLIGRSPVQLVAPSAVRPFVAATVARQRPLVVVTATGREADDLTVELSEILGAGVALFPSWETLPHERLSPSADTVGRRLQVLRWLAHPEDAVHPEPLRVVVTTVRSLVQPMAAGLGDVEPITLRVGSEHDFDELTARLVEFAYERVDMVGKRGEFAVRGGILDLFPPTADHPVRVEFWGDEVTELRPFSVADQRSLPEVEVDVVVAPPCRELLLTEDLRVRAAEVAGENPADAALVEMLEKLAQGIPVEGMEALLPVLRPGHLQLLTDVLPAETHVLLCDPEKIRTRAADLVRTGQEFLEASWTAASFGGAAPLGAHGLDLAASAYRGLDVVRESADARGLPWWTLTPLASDDPAEVVLPVLAAPAARGSEELVATVFASLRAHVTTGGRAVVVVAGHGTAQRILERLADAEVPAASLEGGAEPEPGVVGLLCGSLHDGVVFDDAELVVIAESDLTGNRVTAPAEGKKLPARRRNQVDPLALAAGDLVVHDQHGIGRFVEMIERTVGGARREYLVIEYAPGKRGQPGDRLYVPMDSLDQLSRYVGGEMPGLSKLGGSDWANTKRKARKAVREIATELVQLYAARQAAPGHAFGADTPWQQEMEDAFAFTETVDQLTAIAEVKSDMERAVPMDRVICGDVGYGKTEIAVRAAFKAVQDGRQVAVLVPTTLLAQQHLQTFAERVGGFPVTLKGLSRFTDPGESREVLDGMASGDVDIVVGTHRLLQTGIRWKDLGLVIIDEEQRFGVEHKEHIKALRTHVDVLTMSATPIPRTLEMSLAGIREMSTILTPPEERHPVLTYVGAYNDKQVAAAVRRELLRDGQVFYVHNRVSSIEKAAKKIRDLVPEARVVVAHGQMNEDVLEKTVQGFWEREYDVLVCTTIIETGLDISNANTLIVERADALGLSQLHQLRGRVGRSRERGYAYFLYPPEKPLTETAYDRLATISQNSDLGAGMAVAMKDLEIRGAGNVLGAEQSGHVAGVGFDLYVRLVGEAVEAYRAAADGRPISTEEEVKEVRIDLPVDAHIPPDYIASDRLRLEAYRKLAAAQDDSGLAGVVEELVDRYGPLPVEVGRLVSVAKLRLLCREYGITEVGVSGTTLKLSPLQLADSKQLRLKRLYPNVTYRPTTSIVQLPLPRVEDSVGSARLRDVQLLQFVADLLLALDGKPQGTVDLRVATEASAAR; encoded by the coding sequence ATGCCCACCCGTCGCCCACCTCTTGCGGGCCTGGCCGCGGTGGCCGGTGCCGATACCGCGTTGTCGCAGGTCGATAGCTTGATCGGGCGGTCGCCCGTGCAGTTGGTGGCGCCCTCGGCGGTGCGGCCGTTCGTGGCCGCGACGGTGGCCCGGCAGCGCCCGCTGGTGGTGGTGACCGCGACGGGGCGCGAGGCCGACGATCTGACCGTCGAGCTCTCCGAGATCCTCGGCGCGGGGGTGGCGCTGTTCCCGTCCTGGGAGACGCTGCCGCACGAGCGCCTGTCGCCGAGCGCCGACACGGTGGGCCGGCGGCTGCAGGTGCTGCGGTGGCTGGCCCATCCGGAGGATGCGGTCCATCCGGAGCCGCTGCGGGTCGTGGTCACGACGGTGCGCTCGCTGGTGCAGCCGATGGCGGCGGGGCTCGGCGACGTCGAGCCGATCACGCTGCGCGTCGGGTCCGAGCACGATTTCGACGAGTTGACCGCGCGCCTGGTGGAATTCGCCTACGAGCGGGTCGACATGGTGGGCAAGCGCGGCGAGTTCGCCGTGCGCGGCGGCATTCTCGACCTTTTCCCGCCGACCGCCGACCATCCGGTGCGCGTGGAGTTCTGGGGCGACGAGGTGACCGAGCTGCGCCCGTTCTCGGTGGCCGATCAGCGGTCGCTGCCCGAGGTCGAAGTCGATGTCGTCGTGGCGCCACCGTGCCGGGAGTTGCTGCTCACGGAGGATTTGCGGGTGCGTGCGGCGGAGGTGGCAGGGGAGAATCCTGCCGACGCGGCGCTGGTCGAGATGCTGGAGAAGCTGGCGCAGGGCATTCCGGTGGAGGGGATGGAGGCGCTGCTGCCGGTGCTGCGTCCCGGCCACCTGCAACTGCTCACCGACGTGCTGCCCGCGGAAACCCATGTGCTGCTGTGCGATCCGGAGAAGATCCGCACCCGCGCCGCCGATCTGGTGCGCACCGGGCAGGAGTTCCTGGAGGCCTCGTGGACGGCCGCCTCGTTCGGCGGGGCCGCGCCGCTGGGGGCGCACGGACTCGATCTGGCGGCGTCGGCGTACCGGGGGCTCGATGTCGTGCGGGAGAGTGCCGATGCCCGCGGCCTGCCGTGGTGGACGCTGACCCCGCTGGCCTCCGACGACCCCGCCGAGGTGGTGTTGCCGGTCCTGGCCGCGCCCGCCGCCCGCGGCAGCGAGGAACTGGTGGCGACGGTGTTCGCGTCGCTGCGGGCACACGTCACGACCGGCGGTCGCGCGGTCGTGGTGGTCGCCGGTCACGGTACGGCGCAGCGCATCCTGGAGCGGCTGGCCGACGCCGAGGTTCCGGCGGCCTCGCTGGAGGGGGGTGCCGAGCCGGAACCCGGAGTGGTGGGCCTGCTGTGCGGCTCGCTGCACGACGGCGTGGTGTTCGACGATGCCGAGCTGGTCGTCATCGCGGAGTCCGACCTGACCGGCAATCGCGTCACTGCGCCCGCGGAGGGCAAGAAGCTGCCGGCGCGGCGGCGCAACCAGGTGGATCCGCTGGCGCTGGCCGCGGGTGATCTGGTGGTACACGATCAGCACGGCATCGGCCGGTTCGTGGAGATGATCGAGCGCACGGTCGGCGGGGCGCGCCGGGAGTACCTGGTCATCGAGTACGCGCCCGGTAAGCGCGGCCAGCCCGGCGACAGGCTGTACGTGCCGATGGACTCGCTGGACCAGCTGTCGCGCTACGTCGGCGGCGAGATGCCCGGCCTGTCCAAGCTCGGCGGGTCCGACTGGGCGAATACGAAACGCAAGGCGCGCAAGGCCGTTCGGGAGATCGCCACCGAGCTGGTGCAGCTGTACGCGGCCCGGCAGGCGGCCCCCGGCCACGCCTTCGGCGCCGACACACCGTGGCAGCAGGAGATGGAGGACGCGTTCGCGTTCACCGAGACCGTCGACCAGCTGACCGCCATCGCCGAGGTCAAGTCCGATATGGAGCGGGCGGTGCCGATGGACCGCGTGATCTGCGGCGATGTCGGCTACGGCAAGACCGAGATCGCGGTGCGCGCGGCATTCAAGGCGGTCCAGGACGGCAGGCAGGTGGCGGTGCTGGTGCCGACGACGCTGCTGGCGCAGCAGCATCTGCAGACCTTCGCCGAGCGGGTCGGCGGATTCCCGGTGACGCTGAAGGGCCTGTCGCGGTTCACCGATCCCGGCGAGTCGCGGGAGGTGCTGGACGGCATGGCCTCCGGCGATGTCGACATCGTCGTCGGCACGCACCGCCTGCTGCAGACGGGGATCCGGTGGAAGGATCTGGGCCTGGTGATCATCGACGAGGAGCAGCGGTTCGGCGTCGAGCACAAGGAGCACATCAAGGCGCTGCGCACCCACGTCGACGTGCTGACCATGTCGGCCACCCCGATTCCGCGCACCCTGGAGATGAGCCTGGCCGGCATCCGCGAGATGTCGACCATTCTCACGCCGCCCGAGGAACGCCATCCGGTGCTCACCTATGTCGGCGCCTACAACGACAAACAGGTCGCCGCCGCCGTCCGCCGCGAGCTGCTGCGCGACGGCCAGGTGTTCTATGTGCACAACCGGGTGTCGTCGATCGAGAAGGCGGCCAAGAAGATTCGGGATCTGGTCCCGGAGGCGCGGGTGGTGGTCGCGCACGGCCAGATGAACGAGGACGTGCTGGAGAAGACCGTGCAGGGCTTCTGGGAGCGCGAATACGACGTGCTGGTCTGCACCACCATCATCGAGACGGGCCTGGACATCTCGAATGCCAACACGCTGATCGTGGAACGTGCCGACGCCCTGGGGCTTTCGCAGCTGCACCAGCTGCGCGGGCGGGTGGGGCGCAGCCGCGAGCGCGGGTACGCGTACTTCCTGTATCCGCCGGAGAAGCCGCTGACCGAGACCGCCTACGACCGGCTGGCCACGATCTCGCAGAACTCCGATCTGGGCGCGGGCATGGCCGTGGCGATGAAGGACCTCGAGATCCGCGGCGCCGGAAACGTTCTCGGCGCCGAGCAGTCCGGGCACGTGGCCGGTGTCGGTTTCGACCTGTATGTGCGGTTGGTCGGGGAGGCCGTGGAGGCCTACCGGGCCGCCGCCGACGGCCGGCCGATCTCCACCGAGGAGGAGGTCAAGGAGGTGCGCATCGACCTGCCGGTGGACGCGCACATCCCGCCCGACTACATTGCCAGCGACCGGCTCCGGCTGGAGGCATATCGCAAACTGGCTGCCGCCCAGGACGATTCGGGGCTGGCCGGGGTCGTGGAGGAGCTCGTCGACCGGTACGGCCCACTGCCGGTGGAGGTCGGGCGGCTGGTGTCGGTGGCCAAGCTGCGGCTGCTGTGCCGCGAGTACGGCATCACCGAGGTGGGTGTCAGCGGCACCACGCTGAAGCTCTCGCCGCTGCAGCTGGCCGATTCGAAGCAGTTGCGGCTCAAGCGGTTGTACCCGAACGTCACCTATCGGCCGACCACCTCGATCGTGCAGCTGCCGCTGCCGCGGGTGGAGGACAGCGTGGGTTCGGCCCGGCTGCGGGACGTGCAGCTGCTGCAGTTCGTCGCAGACCTGCTGCTGGCCCTGGACGGGAAGCCGCAGGGCACAGTGGATCTGCGCGTCGCGACCGAGGCGTCGGCGGCGCGATGA
- a CDS encoding TetR/AcrR family transcriptional regulator: MARQARAEITRDSVLAGAADVFLRLGYANASLSEIIAQSNVTKGALYFHFGSKEELARAVVDQGNERLVSACQGFFDPRVPALEACIGITYVVADLTMNDPMVGAMLKLTHQIGDYRGATGENIAKTWGETHRLLAERAITQGDLMADLDPETIGLLLQEMTAGVHITAVGTDSIDQMALRMERVWYFLLPSIVPEEKVAYFREFAARRLRRYVP, translated from the coding sequence ATGGCTAGGCAAGCGCGCGCGGAGATCACACGCGATTCCGTCCTTGCGGGCGCGGCCGATGTCTTCCTGCGGCTGGGTTACGCGAACGCGAGCCTGAGCGAGATCATCGCGCAGTCCAACGTGACCAAGGGCGCCTTGTATTTTCACTTCGGCTCCAAGGAAGAGCTGGCGCGCGCGGTGGTCGATCAGGGCAATGAGCGGTTGGTGAGCGCGTGCCAGGGGTTCTTCGATCCCCGGGTGCCGGCGCTCGAGGCGTGCATAGGCATCACCTACGTGGTCGCCGATCTCACCATGAACGACCCGATGGTGGGCGCCATGCTGAAGCTGACCCACCAGATCGGCGACTATCGCGGCGCCACCGGCGAGAACATCGCCAAGACCTGGGGCGAGACGCACCGGCTCCTCGCCGAGCGCGCCATCACCCAGGGCGACCTGATGGCCGACCTGGATCCGGAGACGATCGGCCTGCTGCTGCAGGAGATGACGGCCGGTGTGCACATCACCGCCGTCGGCACCGATTCGATCGATCAGATGGCGCTGCGCATGGAGCGGGTCTGGTACTTCCTGCTGCCGTCGATCGTGCCGGAGGAGAAGGTGGCCTACTTCCGCGAGTTCGCGGCCCGGCGATTACGCCGGTACGTGCCGTAG
- a CDS encoding TetR/AcrR family transcriptional regulator: protein MTGTQRRQQLIEIGRALFAERGYDATSIEEIAQRAQVSKPVVYEHFGGKEGLYAVVVDREMSTLLDMITSSLTQNRSRVRLEQVALALLTYMEERTDGFRILMRDQPVSAAEGTYSSLLNEAVNQVAHILGGDFERRGFDISLATMYAQALVGMVATAATWWLDERHPSKEVVAAHLVNLCWNGLTHLEADPQLASEWPSGTAT from the coding sequence ATGACCGGAACCCAGCGGCGGCAACAACTGATCGAGATAGGGCGCGCGCTGTTCGCCGAGCGCGGCTACGATGCCACCTCCATCGAGGAGATCGCGCAGCGCGCCCAGGTGTCCAAACCCGTTGTGTACGAGCACTTCGGCGGCAAGGAGGGGCTGTACGCGGTGGTCGTCGACCGGGAGATGTCGACACTGCTCGACATGATCACCTCCTCGCTGACGCAGAACCGCTCGCGGGTGCGGCTGGAACAGGTGGCACTGGCGTTGCTGACCTACATGGAGGAGCGCACGGACGGCTTCCGGATCCTGATGCGCGATCAGCCGGTCTCGGCGGCGGAGGGCACCTATTCGAGCTTGCTCAACGAGGCGGTGAATCAGGTGGCGCACATCCTCGGTGGGGATTTCGAGCGGCGCGGTTTCGACATCAGCCTGGCCACCATGTACGCGCAGGCCCTGGTAGGGATGGTTGCCACCGCCGCGACGTGGTGGCTGGACGAGCGTCATCCGTCCAAGGAAGTGGTGGCGGCGCATCTGGTGAACCTGTGTTGGAACGGGCTCACGCACCTGGAGGCGGACCCGCAACTGGCCTCCGAATGGCCGAGCGGGACAGCGACATAA
- the glmU gene encoding bifunctional UDP-N-acetylglucosamine diphosphorylase/glucosamine-1-phosphate N-acetyltransferase GlmU, with amino-acid sequence MPQQTAVVVLAAGAGTRMRSKTPKVLHSMAGRSMLAHALHAADEIDPAHLITVIGHDRDQVGAAANSVAAELGREITTTVQEQQLGTGHAVRCALSALPEDFTGDLVVTSADVPLLDGDTLSALLAEHRSYPQRSAVTVLTFAPDDPNGYGRIVRDADGHVLEIVEHADATPEQAAITEVNSGVYVFDAAVLRTMVGRLTTANAQHELYLTDVLKLAREGGHPVHGARLLDAAKVTGVNDRVQMADAARIFNRYLLERHMRAGVTVIDPDTTWVDAGVRIGRDAVLRPGVQLLGNTVIGEDAEIGPDSTLTDMVVGDGAKVVRTHGERATIGPGASIGPFAYLRPGTTVGESGKIGAFVESKNATIGAHSKVPHLTYVGDATIGEHSNIGASSVFVNYDGVNKHHTVVGSHVRTGSDTMFVAPVTVGDGAYTAAGTVLRRNVPPGSLAISGGVQRNIEGWVQRKRPGTAAAQAAADAIAAENRANQATEQKDGTTP; translated from the coding sequence ATGCCACAGCAGACCGCCGTCGTCGTTCTCGCAGCCGGTGCCGGAACCCGAATGCGGTCCAAGACTCCGAAGGTGTTGCATTCGATGGCCGGCCGCAGCATGCTCGCGCACGCGTTGCATGCGGCCGACGAGATCGACCCGGCCCACCTCATCACCGTGATCGGACACGACCGGGATCAGGTCGGCGCGGCGGCGAATTCCGTTGCGGCGGAACTGGGCCGCGAGATCACCACGACGGTGCAGGAGCAACAGCTGGGGACGGGGCACGCGGTGCGGTGCGCGCTGTCGGCGCTGCCCGAGGATTTCACCGGTGATCTGGTGGTCACCTCCGCCGACGTCCCGCTGCTGGACGGCGACACCCTGTCGGCGCTGCTCGCCGAGCACCGCAGTTATCCCCAGCGGTCGGCGGTGACCGTGCTGACCTTCGCGCCCGACGACCCGAACGGCTACGGCCGCATCGTCCGCGACGCCGACGGTCATGTGCTCGAGATCGTCGAGCACGCCGACGCCACCCCCGAACAGGCCGCCATCACCGAGGTCAACTCGGGTGTCTACGTCTTCGACGCCGCGGTGCTGCGCACCATGGTCGGCAGGCTGACCACCGCCAACGCCCAGCACGAGTTGTATCTGACCGACGTGCTGAAGCTCGCCCGCGAGGGCGGGCACCCGGTGCACGGGGCGCGGCTGCTCGACGCGGCCAAGGTGACCGGCGTGAACGACCGGGTCCAGATGGCCGACGCCGCCCGCATCTTCAACCGCTACCTGCTCGAGCGCCACATGCGCGCCGGGGTCACGGTCATCGATCCGGACACCACCTGGGTGGACGCCGGCGTGCGGATCGGCCGCGATGCGGTGCTGCGGCCGGGCGTGCAGCTGCTCGGGAACACGGTGATCGGCGAGGATGCCGAGATCGGGCCCGACTCCACCCTCACCGACATGGTGGTCGGCGACGGCGCCAAGGTGGTGCGCACGCACGGCGAGCGCGCGACCATCGGCCCGGGCGCGAGCATCGGACCGTTCGCCTACCTGCGGCCGGGCACCACGGTCGGGGAATCCGGCAAGATCGGCGCCTTCGTCGAATCCAAGAACGCCACCATCGGCGCGCACTCCAAGGTGCCGCACCTGACCTACGTCGGCGACGCCACCATCGGCGAGCACAGCAACATCGGCGCGTCCAGCGTATTCGTCAACTACGACGGGGTGAACAAACACCATACGGTCGTGGGTTCCCATGTCCGCACCGGCAGTGACACGATGTTCGTAGCCCCGGTGACGGTGGGTGACGGCGCCTATACGGCAGCGGGTACTGTGCTGCGCAGAAATGTTCCGCCGGGGTCGCTGGCGATCTCCGGCGGGGTACAGCGCAATATTGAGGGCTGGGTGCAGCGGAAACGGCCTGGGACCGCTGCGGCGCAGGCGGCGGCCGACGCAATCGCGGCCGAAAACAGGGCGAATCAAGCAACCGAGCAAAAGGATGGCACCACACCGTGA